The genomic interval GGTACAAGCCGGGTTCGGACACGATCGTCGTCAGCTGCTCGCCGCCGGGGGTACGGATACTCTCCGCACCCTTCTCGTCATCATCGAGACCACGTACCGCGTCATGCGTGCGGCCCAGGTCGAGGACCCGCGCGACGTCGCTCGCGACGAACCACACCTCGCCGTCGACATCGACCGTGCGGACCGGCATCCCCTCGTACGTGAAGGGCATGACGCTCGTGCTCACGACGCCACCGACTTCCCGGCCGCCGCCGTCGTCTCGTCGATGAGGGCGGGTAGGCACAGGCAGTCCTCGGTCTCGTCATGGTGATGACCGGTGCACCGTTCGTCAGTGCATCCGCACGCGTCTCCTCGCCACACGCCGTCAGGCCAGGCCGACCTGACGTAGTCGGCGATGGTGAGCCCGCTCCACCGGATCGCGTCTCGAGCGGACACGCTGAGGCGGTGGTAGTTGACGCGTGCAGGTCGCCCGGCGCGGCGCGTGAGCACGCCATTCGCGCCGGGGTGGCGCGGGACGTCGTAGTCGTAGGCGTGCGCGCCGGTGTCGGCGCCGGCGCCGGTGCTGCTCGTCTTGGTCGTCATGGTCTCCATCTCCATCTCGGTGGTGCGGTCAGGCCGCTTTCGTTGCGCCACGGCGAGCGCTGGCGGCTTGGGCAGTGCCGGGTCCGACTCGTTCCATGTGTGTGGTGCCTGCCTGGGTAGTAGTCACCTCGGGCACGAAAAGAGACTCCGGGAGCACCTGCAGCGCGAAGGCGATCTTGCGTGCGGTTGCGGGGCGGCAGCTGTTTCGTGCTCCGGAGCGAAGGTGTCCCACGGTCGCCTGGGAGATCCCGGCCTTCTTGGCGAGTGAACGGTTCGTCTCGCCGCGGAACTCCATGTACTGGTCCAGGACCTGGTAACTGATCAGACGCATCCAGAGCCTCCCTGTGGTTGTTGCCGCCTTCCGGATGGGGCGGTGTGTAGAGCGTAGCTGAGTGGTAGTCATGGCGTCAATGTATCCGCCCCTGACTACATCCGCAAGGGGCGCAACCTTCCCGCCACCTCGGCTTTCGCGAACTACACCGATGTGGTTTGCAGTCACCCTGCCTACACTGGGCACTGTCCTACCGATCCGTCATGCCCGAAGGTGGCCTTCATGACCGCGCTCTCCGAACTGCTCGCCCGGGCGAATGTGCAGGGGTGGAGCTCCCGCGAGATCGCGCGTCGTGCAGAGAAGAACGGGCACAAGCTCAGCTACGCCTCGGCATCCGTCTACATGGGCGGCCGCCACGGCGCTCCTACCGAGGCTGTGCTCACCGCCTTCTCGGACGTGCTCAATGTCCCGATCGATCAGCTCCGTAAAGCCGCGGGCGTACCAACCGGCACAGGCACCCCCTGGGCGCCACCAGTTGAGGCGAACCGGCTAGATCTCCGTCAGCGCCGGGCGCTCGAAGAGCTGATCCGCTCGATGGTCATGTCCGAGGACAACGGACAGGACGACGACCATGATCGACACCACTCGACTCCACAGGACCGCGACGACGCCGGCAGCGTGCCGGTGGCGGGTGATGCTCAGCCAGATGGCGTTACCCCTGAGAGCCGCGACCACGCGGCCGCCGGCGAGCGCGAGCTGTACCCGTGGGAGACGGGGGAGTTCACCCTCGCGGCCAAGCGGGGCCGGAACCGTGGCCGGGAGATGCGCGAGCGGCAGGACCGTGACGCCGAGGACGGTGGCGCATGACGCGCAGGGTCGCTTTCGAGGGGCCGGCATGGCAGCTCGTTCTGGTCGGCGTCGTCGCGGTCGGCTGCGCGGCACTGGTCGGGCTTGGCGCCGCGTGGGGCGGATACGAGTACGGGCGGCAGGCATCGAGCCAAGATGTGGAGGCCTCGCCCACGAGTCGCTCGTATTCGGCGGAAGATCTTCGGCACGCACTCGATGACTGCACCCTGAACGACGTGGTGATCGACAACAGTTCGGCGACGATCTTGGCCGCGAAGTCTGGGGGTGTGCGTGGGTGCGTAGTGACGTGGTTCGATCCGCCAGGACCAGTGCGGGCGCGAATGCAAGCCGACTCACTGGAAGTTGGCGAGTCGAAGACAGAGAAGTGGGACAACGTGACGGTGGAGTGGCTTCAACATGGGGAGGGTCCCGACCTCACGATCACGATCGAGCCGACGTGACGCGCCGGCTGACGCTCGAGGGACCTGCGTCGCAGCTCGATTTGGCGTTGCCACCGACAGCCGGGACGACGCGGCTGACGGCGAGCGCGAGACGTACCCGTGGGAGAAGGGCGACTTCGACCTCGCTGCGAAGCGCGGCAGGAACCGCGGGCGCGAAGTCCGTGATCAGCAAGACCGTGACGCAGAAGCAACTCAAATCCCCCCAGAGGACTCATGATGGCCGAACAGCCAATTAACAGTGGCCCGAAGCTTGGTATTTTCGAGCGACTTAGCAAGGGGCAGAAGCTGATCGATCAGCAACACGCCGAGCTGCTCAATCGTCAGGCCGAGGCACACCGACTCAACATGTTGATCGATGAGTTGCGCGGTGAAGTTCAGGAGCTGCGGTCACGTAATGAAGCGGGTAGCGCCGCTTGGCGTGAGCTTCGATCGTTCGTGGACAGCCACGGCGGCGACGAGATTTTGGCGAATGAGACCGCCTTGAAGAAAAGCGAGGATGATCTGGCAATAGCCCGGAATGCGGCCATTGTCACAATTCAAAGTCTAGCTGAGAAGCGTTCCGAGATTAGTTCTGAACTCGCGCACCTCCAGCGGGATCTCAGAGTTGAGGAGATAGGGGGCCTCCGGGATGAACACCCGGCCGGTGATTCTGTCGTTCTCCAGGGCGAGCTCCGTTCTCTGAAGGCGAGTATTAGCGAGGCGGTGAAAGGCGGGCAAGCCGTTAAGTCTGTCGACGCGATCAGTATCGAAGGTCGCACGGTCACGCAGCGAAGGAAGATTGCCAAGGATATTCGCTCCCTTATGCTCCGCTCATTCAATGCGGAGGCCGACGCCGTCATCTCCGCTGCAACCGCACGCAATGAGGACGCCAGTACCGAGAAGCTCTACCGAGTCGCGGACCAGCTGCAGCGTCTCGCTGGCGCCGTCGACGGCAAGGTCGCCGAGGACTACATCGGGCTCAAGGTGCGCGAGCTCCGGCTAGCTGTGGCACATGAGAAGGCCAAGGCCCTCGAGCGCGAGCTCGAGAAGGAACGACGCGCCGAGCTTCGCGAGCAGGCCAAGGCGGAGCGTGAGCTCGAGGCCGAGCGGGGCCGCCTCGCGAAGGAGATGAGTCACTACGAAAATGTGCGAGGGGCACTCGAGGCGAAGGGGGATGTCGAAGCCGTCGCTCGGATGGATGAGAAGATAGCGGAGATTCAGCACGGCATTGAGGATGTCGAGCAGCGGGCCGCGAACATCCGCGCCGGCTATGTCTACGTCATTTCCAACCTAGGCGCCTTCGGTCCGGACGTGGTCAAGATCGGCCTCACCCGACGCTTGGACCCTATGGACCGTGTTCGCGAACTAGGCGACGCCTCAGTGCCGTTCGGTTTCGATGTGCACGCGTTGTTCTTCTCCGACGACGCGGTCGCCGTCGAAGCCGAGCTCCACCGTCGCTTCGCCGCGGCACGTGTGAACCGCGTGAACCTTCGTCGGGAGTTCTTCAGAGCCACCCCGGCCCAGGTTCGCGAGCAGTTGCGCGATATCACTGGTGCGCTCATCGAGTTCCGCGAGAACCCAGATGCGGCTCAGTTCTTCGAAAGCCAGCGCCTCGCATCTGTGGGGACTACGAGCGCGGCCCGTCTCGACTACGAGCCAGTCGGCGACGGGCTCGGAGATGACGAATGACACTCGTCGCGCGAACGACCCGGCCCGCCTCAAGCTCCGATAGTGGCATCGGCACCATCATCGATCAGTACCAGCAGAACCTATCTGGTGGGGCCGCCCGTGCCCGACAAGTTCTTTGCGATGTAAGTCCCTCCGAACGGTGCCTTCGGGACAACCGAAGCCGTCCCTGTAACGAAGCCTTGACATGCGGAGGCAACCGATGAAGAGCATTATTCGCGAGCTGAGCTTCCATCGCATCGCCACGGTCGACACCTCCGCCAAGAAGTCTGGCCGTAGGCGCCTGCGGGAGCTCGCGCACGACTACGGAGTTGAGTGGTTCGAGCTGCTCTCGCGCGTGGAGCCACCCAATGGTTTCCTTCAGGCAAGTGAAGGCGAAGTTCGGTGGGAACTCGCGTATCTCGTTCGCCTCGATCTCCCTGTGCCTGCTCTGACAATCTTCCGAAGGGTCAATCCGGGATTCGCGGTCCACATGGAAGAGGACGAAGCGCAAGGCAACATCACCGTCAAGGACGTCGATGACTGGGAGGGCTTCGACCTCGCCAACGCTACGGCCTATTTCTTCCTGCCACAGCCTGCAGGGATCGTTGTGATGATGCAGGGCGACCCATCTGGGGCTTCCCCTCCTGCTAGCGCACTGCTGAAGGTACTGTCTCGCGTTGCACCGCAAGATGCGCCGCGAGAGTGGGAGGTCAAGGCGCTCAGTGCCCCTAGCCAGCTCGATGCACTCCGGGCAGCCGACGGCGCCCGAGGCGCGCGATGGAGCCCATCTCGCGGAGACGACCTCTTCAGCAGTCAAGACCTTCCAGAGCTCGGGGCACTTGGTGACGCCGGTGCGGCAACGCTGGGCCGCGCGCTCCAGGGGCGGCTCGGGTTCCCCGTCGAGCTGAAGGTGGATCTGAAGATTCCCCAGGAGTACAGGACTCCTGCCAATGAGAGGCAACTGCGCAACCTGTTCGTCGAAGAGGCCGACGGTCACATGTTCAGTGGAGAGGCGCCGAGGATCACTGTCGTGAGGGCCACCTCTTCCGATCTCGCGGACGACGTACTTACACTTGGTGAGCACAAGCTGACCACCCGAGTCGTCTTTGAGCAGGCTGAGTCCGAAGGGCTGCGCTTCTCACGGCTCGTAGCGGAGGCCGCGGCTACCCTCTCCCAGGGGGCTGAAGGCTTCATCCGGAGGTCGATGGGAGATGCGCTGTGAAGAAGCGCCTGGTCGAAGACTTCTACGCGGCTTCGCCATGGCTTGACTGGGGCACCGCGCTGGTACTTGCGGTCAGTCTCACTGCCACGCTCCCTGACGCCGCGGTAGGCGCAGCTGCGAAGAACGGCTTCGAAGCGAGTGCGGCGGTTGCCGGTCTGGCGGGATTGTTGCTCACGGCCGCCACGTTCGCGTGCACCATGGCCTACTCCGCCCGATCCACCACCATGATCTTCCTCCGCGCTCTTCGCCCGCGTGAGCAGGCGCGCAACTGGATGTCAGTCATCGCAGCGCTTCTCTTCGCCGCTGTAGTGGCGATCGTGGCCATCCCTCTGTGGGGAAGCTCGAATCGAGTTGCGCTCGGACTCACTGCTGGTGGCCTGTTGCTAGGCGTCGCGGTGGCGGGCCGCGTCTTGTGGTGGCTGGCGTACATGATGTCGAGCGAAGCAGCCGATGCAGAGGTCCGCGCTTCTGGCCGGACGAAGCTCCCAACTGGTCAAGGAACCGGTCAACGACCTCAGTAGTCCAATCTCGATCGTCGGTGCGGCCCCTTACTCTCGAGGCATGTCCGAACCCGAGATCATCGATGAGTCATTACCTAAGGGCGTACTGGGGTACACGGACGGCGTCTCGACCATCTGGCTCGACGACCAGATGCTCGAAGTGGATCGCGCGATTGTTCTCGAGCATGAGCTCATCCACTACCACCGCGGCCACACCGGGCACTGCCTGACCGTCGTCGAGTACGGCATCGACCGCGAGATCGCATGCCGTCGCGTCGACGCCGAAGCGCTCGGCGAGGCCGCAGCATGGTCGCCGCACCCGTGGGTCATCGCCGACGAGCTCGACGTCATGCCCGAGACCGTCGAGACGCGGCTGCACATGCTCACGCCGGCCGAGCGGCAGGCCCTCGACGAGCGTCTCGTCGACGCCCACTGGGCATGACCGGCGGCGAATGCGGCACCGGCGGTGCGGGGGAGCAGCTTCACCTCGACCTCGGCGTGACCGGGCGCGCGCCGACGCCGGCCGAAGCATGGTGGGTCGCCGCGATCGAGCACGAGACCGAGGGCAACCAGGACACAGGCTGGTGGGACGCGTAGACGCTGCCCGCGATGGAGATGGAGCAGGGAGATGGGAAGCAGGAAGCCGGCGCGGCAGCGCGACCGCGCGGTGATCTACATGCGTCAGTCGACCTACCGCGAGGAGTCGATCAGCCTCGAGCTGCAGGAGACCGCGTGCCGCGCCTACGCCAAGCAGCAGGGCTATCAGGTCGTCGCCGTCGAGGCGGACCCCGGAATCTCGGGGCGCACGTTCGACCGGCCCGCAGTGAAACGCGTCATGGGGATGATCGACCGGGGCGAGGCGTCCACGATCCTGCTATGGAAGTGGTCGCGACTCTCCCGCTCGAGGAAAGACTGGGCCGTCGCAGCCGACACCGTGGAGACCCTCGGCGGGCGCATCGAGTCCGCGACCGAGGCCATCGACACCAGCACCTCCACCGGCCGGCTCGCGCGCGGCGTCATGGTCGAGTTCGCGGCCTTCGAGTCCGAGCGCATCGGAGACGTATGGCGCGAAGCCCACGCCCGACGCGTCGCCGCCGGCCGCCCCGCCAACGGCAAGGCCCGCTTCGGCTACCAGTACGACCGCGAGCAGAAGCTCCACGTCCCCGACACCATCACCGGCCCCGTCCTCGCCCAGGCCTACCGCCGGTACCTCGCTGGCGAGTCCTTCTACCGCCTCACGATCTGGCTCCGCGACAGCGGCACCGAGCCCGTCGCCGGCTACGGCGGGCACACGGGGGAGTGGTCCACCCGCACCGTCCAGCGCGTCCTCGACTCCGGCTTCGCCGCCGGCATGATCCGATCCGGCGGCGAGCTTCTACCCGGCGCCCACGAGCCCCTCATCAGCGAGCACGAGTGGGCTAGATACCAGCGGCGCCGCGGCGAGCGCTCCACGCGTCGTCGCGGCGAGGTCTCCCAGTACCTGCTGTCGGGGATGACCCGGTGCGGTGTCTGCGGTGGCGCCATGCAGATCGGCAACCACCGAGCCACGGGGCCCCGGCTCCGCTGCCGGCAGGCGATCGAGTACCACACCCACCGTGGCGGGTACATCCAGCTCCACTACGTCGAGGGCGCTGTGCGGACCTGGCTCGCGGACGCCGCGGCCGAGATCGCCGAGCACACGGACCTGCGTCCCCAGCGGCCCGCCGGGCAGAGCGCGACTCGGAAGCTCGAGCAGGAGCGCGAGCGCATCACCGGCGCGCTCACGCGTCTGGCGATGCAGCTGGCCGAGGAGACCATCACGCCCGAGGTCCACGCCCGCGCCGCGGCCGCGTACGACCAGCGGCTCACGGCCATCTCCGTGGAGCTCGAGCGCACCCGCGTCGAGCTCGCCGAGCCCCAGCCCACCGAGCGCGACATCGCCGACCTCGACCGCGACTGGGACATCCTGCCCGTCGAGCAGCGACGCGAGGCCCTCCGGTCCCTGATCGCGAGTATCGTCGTCACCCCAGGCCAGGCCAGAGAAATCCGCATCCAGCCGCGCAACGGAGACGCACGGGTCTTTCGGCCCTAGTCACGCTCATGACCGCGGCGATCGTCGTCGCCCTGTGGGCCGTCGCCTCCGATCAGATCGTCCAGATCTTCGAGAGCGCGATGGAGCCGTTCCTGCAGGGCATCTGATGGCCGCGCGGCGCCTGCGCTCCGAGCGGGGCTCCGCTGTCGTTGAGTTCCCTCTCATCGCCGTCCTGATCCTGCTGATCGCGCTCGCGATCATCCAGGCCGCCCTCATCATGTATGCGCGCAACGCGCTGACCGACGCGGCCGTCCAGGGCGCCCACCACGCCTCGCTCGTGGGCAACTCGCCTGCCGACGGCGCGGCCCGGACGCGACAGCTCGTCGACGAACGCTTCGGCTCGGCGTACGACGTCACGGCGACCGCGCGGGAGGACGAGACAGGGCGGATCACCGTCGAGGTGACCGCCGCGATCCCGCTGGTCGGGCTGCTCGGTCCCTCGGGCACGCTCGTGGTCGACGGCCACGCGGTCGACGAGGAGGCCACCTGACATGGCAGAGCCTTCTGTGCCTTCTGTGCCTTCTGTGCCGCCTGTGTCGCCCGTGCCCTCCGTGCCGTCCGTCGAGCCGGAGATGCCCCGCTCGACGCCGCCGGGACCGCGCTGGGCCGACGAGCGCGGCAACGCGGTCGTCGAGTTCGTCGTGCTCGCGGTCGTCCTGCTCATCCCGTGCCTGTACCTCGTGCTGACCCTCGGCGCCGTGCAGAGCGCGGTGTTCGCGGCCGACGTGCTCGCCCGCGACACCGCCCGCATCCATGCGACCGAGCCGGACCCCGACGTCGCCGCCCAGCGCTCCCGCCAGCTCGCCGTCGACGTCCTGGCCGACTACGGCATCGACGCGGACCCCGACGCCGTCGTCACCCTCCGCTGCAGCGCGAACCCCTGCGCCACGCCCGGCCAGGACGTCCAGGCCGAGGCCAGCATCCCCGTGCAGATCCCGGGCCTCGGCCCGATGCTCGGCGGCGCGGGGCCCGTGCGGGTCGGCGCTTCCCACCTCGCCCAGGTCGACCAGTACCGCGACGTGAGCGCCGGGAGTGCGACCGTCACCGGTGACCGCCCATGAGGCCGGCCACGGCCGGCCGACTCCCGGCACGCCGGCCTCGAGGCGTCGGCCATGCCCGCCCCGCGGAGACCGGAACCGCCTCGGACCCGGCGACCGCGGCATCCGACGTCCCCGAGCACCCCGGCACGAGGACCGAGCTCCCAGGCACGAGGACCGAGCACGCCGGTCCATCTCGGCGGCTGCGCGACGACGCCGGCACCATGACGATCCTGACCACGGGGATCCTCGTGGTGATCCTCATGGTGATCGGAGTGGGCGTCGCGATCACCGGCGTGCAGCTCGAGCGCAACGAGCTGCAGTCCATGGCCGACGGCGCGGCGCTCGCCGCCTCCCAGGGCTTCTCCGAGGCCGACCTCTACACCGGCGCCTCGGACCAGGCGCCCGTC from Brachybacterium huguangmaarense carries:
- a CDS encoding helix-turn-helix domain-containing protein, translated to MRLISYQVLDQYMEFRGETNRSLAKKAGISQATVGHLRSGARNSCRPATARKIAFALQVLPESLFVPEVTTTQAGTTHMERVGPGTAQAASARRGATKAA
- a CDS encoding DUF4041 domain-containing protein; this translates as MMAEQPINSGPKLGIFERLSKGQKLIDQQHAELLNRQAEAHRLNMLIDELRGEVQELRSRNEAGSAAWRELRSFVDSHGGDEILANETALKKSEDDLAIARNAAIVTIQSLAEKRSEISSELAHLQRDLRVEEIGGLRDEHPAGDSVVLQGELRSLKASISEAVKGGQAVKSVDAISIEGRTVTQRRKIAKDIRSLMLRSFNAEADAVISAATARNEDASTEKLYRVADQLQRLAGAVDGKVAEDYIGLKVRELRLAVAHEKAKALERELEKERRAELREQAKAERELEAERGRLAKEMSHYENVRGALEAKGDVEAVARMDEKIAEIQHGIEDVEQRAANIRAGYVYVISNLGAFGPDVVKIGLTRRLDPMDRVRELGDASVPFGFDVHALFFSDDAVAVEAELHRRFAAARVNRVNLRREFFRATPAQVREQLRDITGALIEFRENPDAAQFFESQRLASVGTTSAARLDYEPVGDGLGDDE
- a CDS encoding recombinase family protein, which gives rise to MGSRKPARQRDRAVIYMRQSTYREESISLELQETACRAYAKQQGYQVVAVEADPGISGRTFDRPAVKRVMGMIDRGEASTILLWKWSRLSRSRKDWAVAADTVETLGGRIESATEAIDTSTSTGRLARGVMVEFAAFESERIGDVWREAHARRVAAGRPANGKARFGYQYDREQKLHVPDTITGPVLAQAYRRYLAGESFYRLTIWLRDSGTEPVAGYGGHTGEWSTRTVQRVLDSGFAAGMIRSGGELLPGAHEPLISEHEWARYQRRRGERSTRRRGEVSQYLLSGMTRCGVCGGAMQIGNHRATGPRLRCRQAIEYHTHRGGYIQLHYVEGAVRTWLADAAAEIAEHTDLRPQRPAGQSATRKLEQERERITGALTRLAMQLAEETITPEVHARAAAAYDQRLTAISVELERTRVELAEPQPTERDIADLDRDWDILPVEQRREALRSLIASIVVTPGQAREIRIQPRNGDARVFRP
- a CDS encoding TadE/TadG family type IV pilus assembly protein; this translates as MAARRLRSERGSAVVEFPLIAVLILLIALAIIQAALIMYARNALTDAAVQGAHHASLVGNSPADGAARTRQLVDERFGSAYDVTATAREDETGRITVEVTAAIPLVGLLGPSGTLVVDGHAVDEEAT